From the Synechococcus sp. KORDI-49 genome, the window TCGTAGGGATCGGTGTGATTGCCACCTCAGCCAGCCATGGTTTCGATGCTGTCGACCGCCTCTCCCAGCAGCTCCTGAAAGCACTTGAGCTGAGGTCGGCTGCCCAGCACGATCAGCAGCTGTCCGGGGGCCAGCTTTGTTTCCCCGCGGGGATTGGCGATCAGATCGTTCCCTTCCCGGATCGCCAGCACAAGGGCGCCGCTGCGCCGTCCCAGTTCGAGCTCCTGCAGAGAGCGGCCGTGCACGTTGAGCAGATGCAGCGGGTCGCTGCTGAGCTGAAATTCCTCGATCTCGTAGTTGGAGCCGACCAGGAGCTCCATGAAATTGATCGCCAGCGGTCGCAGAGCCGAAGCCGCCATCACCCGTCCTCCGGCGATGTATGGGCTCACCACCACAGTGGCGCCGGCCAGTCGCAGTTTGGCGGCCGCTTCATCGCTGTTGGCTCTGGCGATCAGACGGCAGGACGGTTGCAGGTCACGGGCACTGAGCACCACGTAGAGGTTCGATGCATCTCCGGGCAGCGCAGCTACCAGGCTGCGGCATTGCTCCAGCCCAGCCTCGAGCAGGGATTCATCGAGCGTCGCATCGGCCAGAAGCACCTTCAGACCTCGTGATTCAGCGATCTGGCTTCGCTCGGGATCCGTTTCGATCACCACGAGGGGGATGTCATCGCGCTGCAGCTGAGCGGCGATCTCCTGACCGATGCGTCCGTAACCGCAGAGAATGACGTGATTCCGCATGCTCTGAAGCAGGCGCTGGAAGCGGAACTCCCGAAGTTGTCGGAAGTAACCCGATTCTGTCAGCCCCAGCACGCGCTGGATGAACAGCTGGACCACCAACAGACCGCCGATCACGATCAGCACGGTCACAAGCCGGCCCTGTGAGGAGAGGGGATGCACCTCGCCGTAGCCGATGGTGCTGATGGTGATCAGCACCATCCAGAGACAGTCCCCCCAGTCCCAGCCTTCGGTGATGCGGTAACCGATGGATCCGGCAAGAATCACGCTGCTCAGGGCGGTCAGGGGACCCCGCCATGGAGCTGTGATCGC encodes:
- a CDS encoding TrkA family potassium uptake protein, coding for MARQRRRIRGQSQFQAITAPWRGPLTALSSVILAGSIGYRITEGWDWGDCLWMVLITISTIGYGEVHPLSSQGRLVTVLIVIGGLLVVQLFIQRVLGLTESGYFRQLREFRFQRLLQSMRNHVILCGYGRIGQEIAAQLQRDDIPLVVIETDPERSQIAESRGLKVLLADATLDESLLEAGLEQCRSLVAALPGDASNLYVVLSARDLQPSCRLIARANSDEAAAKLRLAGATVVVSPYIAGGRVMAASALRPLAINFMELLVGSNYEIEEFQLSSDPLHLLNVHGRSLQELELGRRSGALVLAIREGNDLIANPRGETKLAPGQLLIVLGSRPQLKCFQELLGEAVDSIETMAG